The following proteins are encoded in a genomic region of Sparus aurata chromosome 23, fSpaAur1.1, whole genome shotgun sequence:
- the ddx47 gene encoding putative ATP-dependent RNA helicase DDX47 — translation MADVEENVKPNTDETLGGSGSDDDNSQSDGGEVDETVKSFKDLGVTEVLCEACDQLGWKTPTKIQVEAIPVALQGKDVIGLAETGSGKTGAFALPILQSLLSSPQRLHTLVLTPTRELAFQISEQFEALGSSIGVKCAVIVGGIDMMSQSLVLAKKPHIVIATPGRLIDHMENTKGFSLRALKYLVMDEADRILNMDFETEVDKILKVIPRDRRTFLFSATMTKKVQKLQRAALKDPVKCAVSTKYSTVDKLQQYYVFIPSKYKDCYLVSILNELAGNSFIIFCSTCNNAQRVALLLRNLGITAIPLHGQMTQNKRLGALNKFKSKSRSVLLATDVASRGLDIPHVDCVINYDIPTHSKDYIHRVGRTARAGRSGKSITFVTQYDVELFQRIETLIGKKLPAFPTQEEEVMMLVERVSEAQRYARLEMKEQGEKRKRPRGGDGDEDDTEQASGVRKKVKGGPGGGGRGGGGGGGGGRGGMKKRGGAAWRGRR, via the exons ATGGCGGACGTTGAGGAAAACGTGAAGCCAAACACAGATGAAACACTCGGCGGTTCGGGTAGTGATGATGATAACAGTCAGTCTGATGGCGGTGAAGTCGATGAGACGGTGAAGAGCTTCAAGGACCTG GGTGTCACTGAGGTTCTCTGTGAGGCTTGTGACCAGCTGGGATGGAAGACTCCAACAAAAATTCAGGTGGAAGCTATACCTGTAGCCCTGCAAG GCAAGGATGTTATCGGCCTGGCAGAGACTGGTTCAGGAAAGACGGGTGCCTTTGCTCTGCCTATCCTCCAGTCACTGCTGTCCTCACCCCAGAGGCTTCACACCCTCGTCCTCACCCCCACCAGGGAGTTGGCATTTCAGATCTCTGAGCAGTTTGAGGCCCTGGGCTCCAGCATTGGTGTTAAGTGCG CTGTCATTGTCGGAGGAATCGATATGATGTCCCAGTCTTTGGTGTTGGCTAAAAAACCACACATTGTTATTG CCACACCTGGTCGGTTGATAGACCACATGGAGAACACAAAGGGCTTCTCCCTCCGAGCTCTGAAGTACCTGGTCATGGATGAAGCAGACAGAATCCTCAACATGGACTTTGAGACTGAG GTGGATAAAATCTTGAAGGTGATTCCCAGAGATAGGCGCACCTTCTTGTTCTCTGCCACCATGACCAAAAAG GTCCAGAAACTCCAGAGGGCAGCTCTGAAAGATCCTGTGAAGTGTGCGGTATCCACCAAATACTCTACAGTAGACAAACTGCAGCAATATTACGTCTTTATACCATCAAAGTACAAG GACTGTTACCTGGTCTCCATCCTGAACGAGCTGGCAGGCAACTCGTTTATAATTTTCTGCAGCACGTGTAACAATGCCCAGCGGGTGGCGCTGTTGTTGAGGAACCTTGGCATCACTGCTATCCCTCTTCATGGCCAGATGACTCAG AACAAACGTCTTGGAGCGCTGAACAAATTCAAGTCCAAGTCTCGATCGGTGCTGCTGGCAACCGACGTGGCCTCCAGAGGACTTGACATTCCTCATGTCGACTGCGTCATCAACTACGACATCCCCACGCACTCCAAG GACTACATCCACAGAGTCGGACGAACAGCCAGAGCAGGACGGTCGGGGAAATCCATCACTTTTGTCACTCA ATATGACGTGGAGCTTTTCCAGCGAATCGAAACTCTGATTGGAAAGAAACTTCCCGCCTTCCCGACCcaggaagaggaagtgatgaTGTTGGTGGAGAGGGTGAGCGAGGCCCAGAGATATGCCCGGCTG GAAATGAAGGAGCAGGGTGAGAAAAGGAAACGGCccagaggaggagacggagacgAGGATGACACAGAACAAGCAAGCGGAGTGAGGAAGAAAGTGAAGGGtggaccaggaggaggaggaagaggaggtggaggtggaggtggtggaggacgaggagggatGAAGAAGCGAGGTGGAGCAGCGTGGAGGGGAAGACGCTGA
- the wbp11 gene encoding WW domain-binding protein 11 yields the protein MGRRSTSSTKSGKFMNPTDQARKEARKRELKKNKKQRMMVRAAVLKMKDPRQIIRDMEKLDEMEFNPVQQPLLNEKVLRDKRKKLRETFERIVRLYERENPDTYKELRKLELDYETKRGQLALYFDSVKNAESVEVDSIPLPDMPHAPSNIHIQDIPLPGAQPPSILKKSTAFGKGPLSASSGPVLATVPGVPRLPPGKKPPGPPPGPPPPQVLALYGIPSRRAYGTDTEPTIPGLEKDTIMDLGRDRDSGSDSDRDRDDVDDDESDSEEDSEEERDEGMDGDQRLSVDRQDDERDRDEDRDRSDRHAGRSVRFADMTPEAPREGKRKKKRLVKRTKAITPLQAMMLRMAGQSVPEEEEEEEVEEEYTDDSDGSDIEDRGPPGENQPHLIPNQRLPPPAGPVGQQGPPHLQGPPMTGPPPLGPPPAPPMRPPGPPSGPPPGPPPGAPPFLRPPGMPGGMRGPMPRLLPPGPPPGRPPGPPPGPPPGLPPGPPPRGPPPRLPPPAPPGIPPPPPRAGGPPRPLAPPLSLFPPPLNSNVLSAPPNIVQRQKGAGSNQDGPQSNMPPPAMPMPMRPGVMQMPPPPGTAAAATGPNAGNNPPGHHHTATIEKRANITSVAAAGGSLAAGAGSGGATISAKPQIINPKAEVTRFVPTALRVRRDKSGAMPGAAPGPLEKSVGGVGGRRGDDGMGGGQGQKQQAAAAQMGLVNPVQMGAVSQSNMKTKDQVYEAFMREMEGLL from the exons ATGGGGCGACGTTCAACCTCCTCCACCAAGAGTGGGAAGTTCATGAACCCCACCGACCAGGCCA GAAAGGAGGCCAGGAAGAGGGAGTTAAAAAAG AACAAGAAGCAGAGAATGATGGTGAGGGCGGCGGTGCTGAAGATGAAGGACCCCAGACAGATCATCAGAGACATGGAGAAGCTGGATGAGATGG AGTTTAACCCAGTCCAGCAGCCCCTGCTCAATGAGAAAGTGTTGAGGGACAAGAGGAAGAAGCTACGCGAGACGTTCGAGCGCATTGTCCGCCTGTACGAGAGAGAGAACCCCGACACCTATAAGGAGCTACGTAAACTGGAATTGGACTATGAGACCAAACGGGGGCAGCTGGCTCTGTATTTTGATTCAGtcaag AATGCAGAGTCAGTGGAGGTGGACAGTATCCCTTTACCAGATATGCCTCATGCCCCCTCCAACATCCACATCCAGGACATCCCACTACCAGGGGCTCAGCCTCCCTCCATACTAAAGAAGAGCACCGCATTTGG TAAAGGACCTCTGTCAGCATCCTCTGGACCGGTTTTGGCAACAGTGCCAGGTGTGCCACGTTTACCTCCAGGGAAGAAGCCTCCTGGGCCCCCACCTGGACCCCCACCTCCACAGGTCCTGGCACTATATGGCATTCCTTCTCGACGAGCTTATGGCACAGATACAG AGCCTACCATTCCTGGTCTGGAAAAGGACACCATCATGGACTTAGGAAGAGATCGAGACAGCggcagtgacagtgacagagatCGGGATGATGTGGATGACGACGAAAGCGACTCTGAAGAGGAcagtgaagaagagagagatgaaggcATGGATGGTGATCAGAGATTGAGTGTTGACAGGCAGGATGACGAGAGGGACAGAGACGAGGATAGAGACAGAAGTGACAGGCATGCAG GTCGCAGTGTACGTTTCGCTGACATGACTCCAGAGGCACCGCGTGAAGGAAAGCGCAAGAAAAAGAGGCTGGTGAAGAGGACCAAGGCCATTACCCCTCTGCAGGCTATGATGTTAAGGATGGCAG gtCAGTCTGTtcctgaagaggaggaagaagaagaagtagaggaGGAATACACAGATGACTCAGACGGCTCAGACATCGAGGACAGAGGCCCACCAGGGGAAAACCAGCCCCACCTTATACCTAATCAGCGTCTGCCACCACCTGCCGGGCCAGTGGGACAGCAAGGACCTCCACACTTGCAAGGCCCACCGATGACTGGGCCTCCACCTCTGGGTCCACCCCCAGCTCCTCCAATGAGGCCTCCTGGTCCACCCTCAGGCCCACCTCCTGGCCCACCACCAG GTGCTCCTCCATTCTTGAGGCCTCCTGGTATGCCTGGAGGCATGAGGGGTCCAATGCCTCGTCTTCTGCCTCCTGGACCTCCACCGGGTAGACCCCCAGGTCCTCCACCAGGCCCTCCTCCAGGCCTCCCACCAGGCCCACCACCACGAGGACCCCCTCCCAGACTACCACCCCCAGCACCACCAG GTATACCACCTCCTCCCCCAAGAGCCGGAGGGCCCCCGCGTCCACTCGCCCCACCACTGTCCCTCTTTCCTCCACCTCTCAACTCCAATGTGCTCAGTGCTCCTCCCAACATTGTCCAGCGACAAAAAGGCGCAGGATCCAACCAGGATGGTCCACAGAGCAACATGCCTCCTCCAGCCATGCCTATGCCCATGCGACCTGGTGTCATGCAGATGCCTCCTCCACCAGGGACAGCTGCCGCCGCCACAGGCCCAAATGCTGGCAACAACCCACCAGGCCACCACCACACAGCCACCATCGAAAAGCGAGCAAACATCACCTCCGTTGCAGCAGCTGGAGGCAGCCTGGCAGCAGGTGCCGGCTCTGGTGGTGCCACCATCTCTGCCAAACCTCAGATTATCAATCCAAAGGCGGAGGTCACCCGCTTCGTGCCCACAGCACTGAGGGTGCGCAGAGACAAGAGTGGAGCAATGCCCGGGGCAGCACCTGGGCCTCTGGAGAAGTCAGTGGGGGGAGTTGGAGGAAGGAGGGGTGATGATGGTATGGGAGGTGGACAGGGGCAGAAACAGCAGGCCGCAGCTGCTCAGATGGGATTGGTCAACCCAGTCCAGATGGGTGCTGTGTCTCAGTCCAACATGAAGACTAAGGACCAGGTTTATGAAGCCTTTATGAGGGAGATGGAGGGACTCCTCTGA